The following are from one region of the Salmo trutta chromosome 20, fSalTru1.1, whole genome shotgun sequence genome:
- the LOC115156073 gene encoding bromodomain adjacent to zinc finger domain protein 2B isoform X2 — translation MESGERLASPSSASSSLHITSSTVSSAVYSSAPAPVSAKTPSSKCSLTPSPATLGSPLTTCGDLFRAAGDHHFNMSTVSSAFPIFNHPAFGLYTTSSGHSEFGGLGSLGMSAALAAHSQLGAFPGMGTFPEWWRAAEAQGRGAAAFFPHLLGLPPMFLPQLQQSHDPSPFQARTPSKNGRATAKGVNGAVNGSSVSTVSGVSSTTATTFSTQGNTEKLKGTNNGSGKIRMSHQDMNQVKEKTKEKKLSKKLVEASSNSDSESVSSDISSEGLNSSDSDDLDDDDDDQSNDSDDSNSAKESVKRKIKGLTQSPANSKKKKPRAAESEEARDSRTVLLQKHPDEAFLHSLHYPLHPSPQPPALPQSMALVFQSSRTREEELKQHTSVIQATGRASIKPLALVTQPRREASSSPQPTRPFSLSSSPKSYPLSSSPKPNTVSSSPKPFSLCSSPKPLSSSPKPLSSSPKPLSLSTSSKPPSRSSSPKPPTLSPSHKPKSRTASPKLPTLSDSIKAGGRTFLDETLLHINNFKLKQEHFKQAFPLPLTHQDLFKSPKKKKMAASSSSSLPPPKLSPETLSSHTLPSPHTNNSNLFLATSFLGPHPNGVIHSTVQDAPLALITKPRSTSQSRSTNNKSLLAATSPSFSMPVNLSTRTKEHSSGGMASTSSGLAHRAGKSKAQHKALHKGKDHQTHLVQSLVELFRGTESDIPNSKDSDDSVEDDDDEDDDDDEEDSDDSLSESESNVESDSDDSEDDVKDRNETTAGPEAERTPLKLTKGSSSLLNNTSSGLSASCSPLNLQVIKAAGGLPTPAIVTSSGALAYHSTPSSSSSSSSTLCSTPPGSGKRRRVTDERELRTPLQFGWQRETRIHNVTGRLQGDVAYYAPCGKKIRQYPDVMKYLSRNGISDITRDNFSFSAKIRVGDFYEAREGPQGLQWSLLTEEEVIPRILAMEGRRGRPPNPEHQRTGDQSPRSRRRKGQRPNVGEADFPGATDAKLLRKLEAQEMARQAAQIKMMRKLEQQAMARAAKEARKQQAIMAAEEKRKQKERVKILKQQEKIKRIQQIQMEKELRAQQILETKRKKTEEAANAKIMEAEKRNKEKEMRRQQAVILKHQELERHRLDMVWERERRRQHMMLMKTMDARKKAEERERLKQEKKDEKRLNKERKLELRRLELEIAKELKKPNEDMCLADHKLLPELSRIPGLFLPGSSFSDCLMVMQFLRSFGKVLGFDVNAHVPNLSVLQEGLLNLGDSMGQVQDLLVRMLSAVVCDPGLPPGHRTKTALGDHLANVGINQDNVSEALQIYMEAHRGETELQTELAEVTASLKTKAFQAHTPAQKASVLAFLVNELSCSKSVVSEIDKNIDHMTNLRRDKWVIEGTLRKLRTIHAKKTGKRDSGVGGEETQSLGTPNPGRKRKRKGGDSEEDEDEDEDSEDQGDEDDEEEEEERGKKGKKVETCEEEDDGDQTASVEELEKQIDKLTKQQSQIRRKLFESSHSLRSMMFGQDRYKRRYWVLPQCGGIFVEGMETGKGAEELERERLRSTELVHVKEEEVERRPEVEGRPGASSLEGSTDGDMATPDKHSLNLFLQKPGSFSKLSKLLEVAKMSPDSDNHSQSCSPVKVSTTVSSPIHPTTQTTLPSSPCAAPSPLCLEVKAEPSTALFSPPYLSGNSSPGKMSSSSQQQQQLQPNDQLLRVLTEKSGHWFSLLPRSPCDESSTTTPPAFSPQSSSTTRPKSPSSLSPNPPATTSASPTTGINNFSLSALQVKSGVHMMGLPFCGWPGGMMSPTLPFSASLLPPSMLSAAYHHVEGNGNPLLAAASLSSSKSKSPVPAGEKPPSAPPTVVEVAKTQDYPDPLPIPEEMLSGWWRVADMEELRSLVKALHSRGIREKALQKQIQKHMEYIAQACAKNRDVVVIDESELEENGVSEETVESWCVEEQAMEMDIAVLQQVEELERKVTSASLQVKSWMYAEPQSERGDLVYHEHKPFAKLLPAGEEQPAGEKERASGDNSLVRHVNNPLDIAVTRLAELERNIERRYLKSPLSTTVQVKLDNVLGTVTVPAPAPSHNVDGEGGEEGLAPGMKVWRKAVGEVRSAAQLALCIQQLQKSIAWERSIMKVYCQLCRKGDNEELLLLCDGCDKGCHTYCHKPKITTIPDGDWFCPACISKASGQSPENKKQQSRAGAAGGGKRSTEVKRSRTLSSVASADVSEDDAASTSTPKKWSKEPKKRKSLGEESPATNQSKQDSTSPVCGKKAKTATSARDDDKDLNLCRVLLAELEVHQDAWPFLNPVNPKSVPGYKKVIRKPMDFSTIREKLVNSQYLNLETFIIDVNLVFDNCEKFNEDNSDIGRAGHNMRRFFEKRWTELLKQTN, via the exons ATGGAGTCTGGAGAGCGGCTGGCCTCCCCATCGTCAGCCTCGTCCTCCCTGCACATCACCTCCTCCACTGTCTCCTCCGCCGTCTACTCCTCAGCCCCTGCCCCTGTCTCGGCCAAGACGCCCTCCTCCAAGTGCAGTCTCACCCCCAGCCCCGCCACCCTGGGCTCCCCTCTCACCACCTGTG GAGACTTGTTTCGGGCGGCGGGCGATCATCATTTCAACATGTCTACGGTCTCAAGTGCCTTTCCCATCTTCAACCACCCAGCGTTTGGTCTGTACACTACCAGCTCAGGGCACTCAGAGTTTGGAGGCCTGGGGTCCTTGGGGATGTCTGCTGCCTTGGCTGCTCACTCCCAGCTAGGAGCCTTTCCAGGTATGGGAACCTTTCCAG AATGGTGGCGGGCAGCTGAGGCTCAGGGGCGtggagctgcagccttcttcCCCCATCTCCTGGGGCTCCCGCCCATGTTCCTACCCCAACTCCAGCAGAGCCACGACCCCAGCCCCTTCCAGGCCCGCACCCCCAGCAAGAACGGACGAGCCACTGCCAAAG GAGTGAATGGAGCAGTGAATGGCAGCAGTGTCTCCACTGTGTCTGGGGTAAGCTCCACCACCGCCACTACGTTCTCAACACAGGGGAACACTGAGAAACTGAAAGGCACCAACAACGGCAGTGGCAAGATCCGCATGAGCCACCAGGACATGAACCAAGTGAAGGAGAAAACGAAAGAGAAA AAACTCAGCAAGAAACTGGTGGAGGCGTCCAGCAACAGTGACAGCGAATCAGTGTCCTCTGATATCTCCAGTGAAGGCTTGAACAGCAGTGACTCAGATGACCTCGACGACGATGACGACGATCAGAGCAACGACAGTGACGATTCTAACTCAGCGAAGGAGAGCGTAAAGAGGAAGATTAAG gGACTGACACAGAGCCCTGCCAACAGCAAGAAGAAGAAACCCCGCGCCGCTGAAAGCGAGGAGGCTCGGGACAGCCGGACTGTTCTGCTTCAGAAACATCCAGACGAGGCCTTTCTCCATTCCCTCCACTACCCGCTCCATCCCTCACCACAGCCCCCAGCGCTGCCCCAGTCCATGGCCCTAGTCTTCCAGAGCTCCAGGACCAGGGAGGAAGAACTGAAGCAACACACCAGTGTGATCCAGGCCACAGGGCGGGCCAGTATTAAACCTTTGGCTCTGGTCACACAACCACGCAGGGAGGCCTCATCCTCTCCTCAACCCACCagacccttctccctctcctcctcacctaaaTCCTACCCCCTTTCTTCCTCACCCAAACCGAACactgtctcttcctctcccaaGCCCTTCTCCCTCTGCTCCTCACCCAAGCCCCTCAGTTCCTCACCCAAGCCCCTCAGTTCCTCACCTAAACCCTTGTCTCTGTCCACCTCATCCAAGCCTCCCTCTCGGTCTTCGTCCCCCAAACCACCCACCCTCTCGCCCTCGCACAAACCCAAATCTCGAACGGCCTCCCCCAAACTCCCCACCCTGTCTGACAGTATTAAGGCGGGCGGCAGAACCTTCTTGGATGAAACCTTGTTACACATCAACAACTTTAAATTGAAACAG GAGCACTTCAAACAGGCCTTCCCTCTTCCACTGACCCATCAGGATCTGTTCAAGAGCCCGAAGAAAAAGAAAATGGCCGCCTCATCATCCTCGTCACTACCACCGCCCAAACTGTCTCCAGAGACCCTGAGCAGTCACACGCTCCCTTCTCCGCATACCAATAACTCCAACCTGTTCCTGGCCACCTCCTTCCTGGGCCCCCACCCCAATGGGGTGATCCATAGCACGGTGCAGGATGCCCCCCTAGCCCTCATCACCAAGCCTCGTAGTACCAGTCAGAGCAGGAGCACCAACAACAAGTCTCTTCTGGCTGCCACCAGCCCGTCCTTCTCCATGCCTGTCAACCTGAGCACTAGAACCAAGGAGCACAGTTCCGGAGGCATGGCCTCTACCTCATCGGGCCTGGCCCACAGAGCTGGGAAGAGCAAGGCCCAGCACAAGGCTCTCCACAAGGGTAAGGATCACCAGACCCACCTGGTGCAGTCCCTGGTGGAGCTGTTCCGGGGCACAGAGTCGGACATCCCCAACAGCAAGGACTCGGACGACTCCGTAGAGGACGATGACGATGAAGATGATGACGACGATGAGGAGGATTCCGACGACAGCCTATCAG AGTCTGAGAGTAATGTGGAGAGCGACTCGGACGACTCTGAGGACGACGTGAAGGACCGCAACGAGACCACCGCGGGCCCGGAGGCAGAGAGGACCCCTCTGAAGCTCACCAAAGGCTCCTCTTCTCTACTCAACAACACCTCCTCCGGCCTCTCAGCCAGCTGCTCCCCTCTCAACCTCCAGGTCATCAAGGCAGCCGGTGGCCTGCCCACCCCAGCCATAGTGACCAGCTCTGGGGCCTTGGCCTACCAcagcaccccctcctcctcctcctcctcctcctccactctctgctCCACTCCACCAG gatcagggaagagaagaagagtgaCAGATGAGAGGGAGCTGCGGACACCTCTACAGTTTGG GTGGCAGAGAGAGACGCGTATCCATAATGTGACGGGCCGTCTGCAGGGAGACGTGGCGTACTACGCTCCGTGTGGGAAGAAGATCCGGCAGTACCCTGATGTCATGAAG TATCTGTCCAGAAATGGAATAAGTGACATCACACGCGATAATTTTAGCTTCAGTGCAAAAATAAGGGTTGGCGACTTCTATGAAGCCAGAGAAGGACCCCAG GGTTTGCAGTGGAGCTTGTTGACCGAGGAGGAGGTGATTCCTCGGATCCTGGCCATGGAGGGGAGGCGCGGGCGTCCCCCCAACCCTGAGCACCAGAGGACGGGTGACCAGAGCCCCCGGTCCAGGCGCAGAAAGGGCCAGCGCCCCAACGTTGGCGAGGCCGACTTCCCAGGCGCTACTGATGCCAAACTTCTACGCAAACTGGAAGCTCAAG AGATGGCTCGGCAGGCAGCCCAGATCAAGATGATGAGGAAACTTGAACAGCAGGCCATGGCACGAGCAGCCAAGGAAGCCAGGAAACAACAAG caatcATGGCTGCTGAGGAGAAGCGGAAACAGAAGGAGCGAGTGAAGATTTTAAAGCAGCAG GAGAAGATCAAGCGCATTCAGCAAATTCAAATGGAGAAGGAGCTCAGAGCGCAGCAGATTCTAGAG ACTAAAAGGAAAAAGACGGAAGAAGCGGCAAATGCCAAAATAATGGAGGCTGAGAAACGAAACAAG GAGAAGGAGATGAGAAGGCAGCAGGCAGTCATTTTGAAGCACCAG GAGTTGGAGAGGCATAGACTAGATATGGTATGG gAGAGGGAGAGGCGGAGGCAGCACATGATGCTGATGAAGACCATGGACGCCCGTAAGAAAGCAGAG GAGCGGGAGCGCTTAAAGCAGGAGAAGAAGGATGAGAAACGGTTAAACAAGGAGCGGAAATTGGAGCTTAGAAGACTGGAACTGGAAATTGCCAAGGAGCTGAAGAAGCCAAATGAAGACATGTGCTTAGCAGATCACAAG CTTCTCCCGGAGTTATCCCGTATTCCCGGCCTGTTTCTACCGGGAAGCAGCTTCTCTGACTGCCTGATGGTGATGCAGTTCCTGCGGAGCTTTGGGAAGGTGCTGGGCTTCGACGTGAACGCCCATGTCCCCAACCTGAGtgtgctgcaggagggcctgctCAACCTTGGAGACAGCATGGGACAGGTCCAGGACCTGCTGGTACGCATGCTCTCTGCTGTGGTGTGTGACCCAGGACTGCCCCCAGGACACCGG accaagACAGCCCTGGGGGACCACCTGGCTAACGTGGGCATTAACCAGGACAACGTGTCGGAGGCGCTACAGATCTACATGGAGGCTCACCGTGGCGAGACGGAGCTGCAGACCGAGCTGGCGGAGGTTACCGCCAGTCTGAAGACCAAGGCTTTCCAAGCCCACACACCCGCACAGAAGGCCTCCGTCCTGGCCTTCCTTGTCAACGAGCTGTCCTGCAGTAAGAGTGTGGTCAG CGAGATCGACAAGAACATCGATCACATGACCAACCTGAGAAGGGACAAGTGGGTCATCGAGGGCACGCTTCGCAA GCTGAGGACCATCCATGCCAAGAAGACGGGGAAGAGGGACAGCggtgtgggaggagaggagacacagtcCCTGGGTACACCCAACCCCGGGCGCAAGCgcaagaggaaaggaggggacaGCGAGGAGGACGAGGATGAGGACGAGGATAGCGAGGACCAGGGGGATGAAgatgacgaggaggaggaggaggagagagggaagaaggggaAGAAAGTGGAAACCTGCGAGGAGGAG GATGACGGGGACCAGACAGCCAGTGTAGAGGAGCTGGAGAAACAGATCGACAAATTAACCAAG cAACAGAGTCAGATCAGACGGAAGCTGTTTGAGTCGTCCCACTCGTTGCGCTCCATGATGTTCGGCCAGGACCGTTACAAGCGCCGTTACTGGGTGCTGCCACAGTGCGGGGGCATCTTTGTGGAGGGCATGGAGACTGGCAAAG GAGCAGAGGAGcttgagagggagagactgaggagCACAGAGCTGGTCCacgtgaaggaggaggaggtggaaaggAGGCCAGAGGTGGAGGGGAGGCCAGGGGCGTCCAGCCTAGAGGGGAGCACTGACGGGGACATGGCCACGCCAGACAAACACTCCCTCAACCTCTTCCTCCAGAAGCCCGGCTCCTTCTCCAAACTCAGCAAACTCCTGGAGGTGGCCAAGATGTCCCCGGATTCGGACAACCACAGTCAGAGCTGTAGTCCCGTCAAAGTCTCCACCACAGTGTCCTCCCCTATCCACCCTACCACTCAGACTACACTACCCAGCAGCCCCTGTGCAGCTCCCTCTCCGCTGTGCCTGGAGGTGAAAGCGGAGCCTTCCACAGCTCTCTTCAGCCCGCCCTACCTCAGCGGCAACAGCAGCCCAGGGAAGATGTCCTCCAGCtcccaacagcagcagcagctccagcCCAACGACCAGCTGTTAAGGGTGCTGACGGAGAAGAGTGGCCACTGGTTCAGCCTGCTGCCCCGCTCCCCCTGTGACgagtcctccaccaccacccctccggCCTTCTCCCCCCAGTCCTCCTCCActaccaggcccaaatccccctcctccctgtcccctaaTCCCCCAGCCACCACCTCAGCCAGCCCCACCACCGGGATCAATAACTTCTCTTTATCAGCTCTCCAG GTGAAGTCGGGGGTCCATATGATGGGTCTGCCATTCTGTGGCTGGCCCGGTGGCATGATGAGCCCCACCCTGCCCTTCTCTGCCAGTCTTCTTCCACCCTCCATGTTGAGCGCTGCCTACCACCATGTGGAAGGTAATGGCAACCCCTTGCTGGCAGCAGCCAGCCTCTCCAGCAGCAAGAGTAAGTCGCCAGTCCCCGCCGGAGAGAAGCCCCCCTCTGCCCCGCCCACTGTGGTGGAGGTGGCCAAGACCCAAGACTACCCCGACCCACTACCCATCCCAGAGG agATGCTGTCAGGCTGGTGGAGAGTGGCAGACATGGAGGAGTTGAGGAGCCTGGTCAAGGCCTTGCACAGCAGAGGTATCAGAGAGAAAGCCCTGCAGAAACAGATCCAGAAACACATGGAGTACATTGCCCAGGCCTGCGCCAAGAACAGAGATG TGGTGGTGATTGATGAGTCTGAGCTGGAGGAGAACGGGGTGAGCGAGGAGACTGTGGAGAGCTGGTGTGTGGAGGAGCAGGCCATGGAGATGGACATCGCTGTGCTGCAGCAggtggaggagctggagaggaaggTCACCTCGGCCAGCCTCCAGGTCAAG agTTGGATGTATGCGGAGCCCCAGTCAGAGCGAGGGGACCTGGTCTACCATGAACACAAGCCCTTCGCTAAGCTGCTTCCAGCCGGGGAGGAGCAGCCtgcaggggagaaggagagggccaGTGGCGACAACAGCCTGGTGCGGCACGTCAACAACCCGCTAGATATAGCTGTAACACGGCTGGCCGAGCTGGAGAGGAACATCGAGCGAAGGTACCTGAAGAGCCCCTTAAGTACCACCGTTCAGGTCAAACTGGATAATGTGCTGGGTACGGTCACTGTCCCTGCTCCCGCACCATCCCATAATGTTGATGGTGAAGG GGGGGAAGAGGGGCTGGCCCCGGGCATGAAGGTGTGGCGCAAGGCCGTGGGCGAGGTCCGCAGCGCTGCCCAGCTGGCTCTCTGCATCCAGCAGCTCCAGAAGTCCATCGCATGGGAGAGATCGATCATGAAAGTG TACTGCCAGTTGTGTCGAAAGGGGGATAATGAGGAACTGCTCTTACTCTGTGATGGCTGTGACAAAGGCTGCCACACGTACTGCCATAAACCCAAGATCACCACAATACCTGACGGTGACTGGTTTTGTCCTGCTTGCATATCGAAG GCGAGCGGTCAATCCCCCGAGAATAAGAAGCAGCAGAGCCGAGCGGGAGCAGCCGGAGGAGGGAAGAGAAGCACCGAGGTAAAACGGAGCAGGACGCTGTCGTCCGTAGCCAGCGCAGACGTCTCCGAGGACGATGCTGCCAGCACCAGCACTCCAAAGAAATGGAGCAAAGAGCCCAAAAAGAGGAAGAGCCTAGGAGAGGAGAGCCCAGCCACAAACCAGTCCAAACAGGACAGTACTAGTCCTGTCTGTGGGAAGAAGGCTAAGACGGCGACGTCGGCCAGAGACGACGATAAGGATCTGAACTTGTGCAG GGTGCTACTGGCTGAGCTGGAGGTTCACCAGGATGCCTGGCCCTTCCTGAACCCTGTCAACCCCAAATCTGTCCCCGGCTACAAGAAAGTCATCAGGAAACCCATGGACTTCTCCACTATCCGAGAGAAACTCGTTAACAGCCA GTACTTGAACCTGGAGACGTTTATCATCGACGTCAACTTGGTTTTTGATAACTGTGAAAAGTTCAACGAAGATAATTCGGACATTGGGCGAGCAGGACACAACATGAGGAGGTTTTTTGAGAAGAGATGGACTGAGCTGTTAAAACAAACCAACTAG